The sequence below is a genomic window from Ornithobacterium rhinotracheale.
AAAGAAATACCCATTTGAGCAAGGGTTGAGTTAATAAACAAATCCTGCTTGTGTAAAGCATCTGCAAGTGAACAACTTGGACTATCGTCTGTTTCTTCGGATTGCTTTAATAAGTCTGCAAATTCATCGGTAATGAAAGGGAGTTTTTTTATGGTCGTGAATTTTTCTGACTTTGGTTGCTCGTGTTTGCCTATCGTGGATAAAATCACTTGTCCTGTGTGTTGGCTATTACCAAAATCTAACCAATACAAAGGTTTATTTCTTTGATACCGATTGGTATTCTGTGAACAATCCTTGATGATGTCCGCAATTTCAAACCTTGCTTGTACACTATCCACACACGAAATATATAAATTACTGACAAGCTCGTGAGAATTGTTTTTCTGACAATCCTTTGTGAATTTGATAGTCTTGGCTTTCCAATTTGTACCAAAAAATCGGTTTAGCCTATTGATTAGAGCAATGGATTTGTACATACCCACCTCGCTCTCGGCAAAAAGTTGTCTTCCTAAATTGGCTTGACTAATCGTATCATCGTCCCATAATGTTAAGGCAAATCCTGCGTGTCCTAATTCTATAAGTGCTGTATTCATTCTTGCAAGGGCGGTCAAAACTTGCGAACCTGTGCCACCTGCACCAATCAAGTTGATACTAATAGGGTTAGTCGCATTGATAAGGCTATTATCTGTGTAATGTATTTTATCTTTCGTTTCCATTATAAAATATCTTTTAGAGTTTTATTATTTGGTCTAAGCTGTTCGTTTGGGAATGGCTTATCCGTGTTGATGAGTTCTTTCCAAAGGCTTACGCAATTACCATTGATAGGGTTGAAATTTTGCAAATGACTGAAATAACTTTCAAAAAAATAGGTTTCCCACGCTTGTATAAAGTCCTCTAATGAGGTCGTTTTTTTAATATCTATATTCACACTCCCCATACATACATTACCATTTTGATAAACATTAAAAAAAGGAGCATAATACAATTTTGTTTTGGCTGTGGGTCTGCGGTTAGATTTTAAAGCGTATATACTCAAACTTTGCTTAGTCGCTTTCCATAATAACGGAGGAGTATAAGCCGTTCCGCTTGGTATCTCTAAACTTTCCACAAAATAAAGGGTTCTCTTTTGTGCTTTGGTGTACCATATCAAACTGCCTTTTTTACTTGGGTTGATGTGCAGTACATTGGTGGGGATTATTCCCTTTGGCTTTAAAAAAGTTTTATCTCTTTCTTCTTTGGTGGTTAAGGCTTTCGATAAATTTTCGCTCTCCCTTACACTCAAAGGGTGGGCATTCATCATTCTGCCTTGCTGGTCAATATCAAAATGTTCTATATAAGTTTGTGATTTATTTTCGTTTTGATAAATAACAAAAGCATTTTTGGGGTAAAAAATAGGCTCTATTTGTTCGGTTAAATCTCGTATATTCTTCATTTTCTGTTAGGTTTTTAGTTAATAAATGATAGGTTTCTGAAATACTTTCAAATAGTCTTCTCTCAAAATCAAAGTTGCGTGTATCTTTTTTGTAATTCTTCGTAAAGTTTCTATAAATAGTAGGCTCGTCAATATCGGCACACTCGTTAAATTCGTTATTGAGCATTTCGTCTATTTGGTCACTTATCCAATCATCAGCTGTCGCTACAAAGCCAATGTATTTATCCATTGTTATAGTTTCATATTCTTCATCTTCTTGGTATTGGTAAGTGCTATATCTAAAAATACTTTCATTAGGATAATCTTTATACAACTGATATACTTTTTGGGCAATTTGTTTGCACTCCAAATCAAATGGAGTTTGGATTTTAAAAGTGTTTAGTCGCTGTTCAAAAAAATCTAAATTTTTAGCGTTTTTGATTTTTTTATACATAAGGTCGCCCATTATTTCACTTTCTTTTAATGCTTGTAAATTTTGTTGCCGTTCGTGCCATTCTTCCTCATTATATGGTTCATCATACATAACCCATTCGGTCAATATCTCGTATCGGTAACATAAAAAATCATCATCATTATAATAGGGAACACCAACCCTATAAAAGTAAGCGTAAACAGACAAAAGCAATTTTGCTAAAGGTTTTGTTTTTTTATCTCTAAACATTAAATACAAAGGCTTTATTGGTATATGATATAATGAATGGTTTGTATAAAAAGTTTCTTCAACGGATAAATAAGTTTCTTCTTCGTTTTTTAATACCCTCAAATTAGCATAAAATTTATTTTGATGTAACTGCTTTTTTGTGTGATGGTAGGCTAAATGAACATTATACGGATAAGGTTCACTTTTAACATTAGGAGTTTCAAATCCATAATGCTCGGCAAGTTTAGAAAGGGACTTAAAAAAATCCCTTTCGTTGATACTTACTTCTTGGATTTCTACCATTTTAGGTAAAAAAACATTTCTTAGAATAGCATCGGAACTTGCTCTTTGGGTACGCTTTTTTGCTTGTCTTTTTGGACTTCGCTGTGGTCTTTGGGGCGGTGTATCCATTCCAAAAACTCCGCAAGTTGTTGGCACAATTGTTCGTTGCGTTTCGTATTCTTCTTTGGTAGGTGTAAATTTCCCTTGATGATATGTTGTGGTTGCATAATTCATTTTGTTTTATTTGATTGTTCCTTTGTTAATAAATTTCTTGTCTATGTAAAGTTTGATTTCTCCTTTTTCAAAGCCTTGCTTTAAGGCTATATATTTGATATAATCATCATACGCTTTGCCTTGAAAATTCTCGCCTATAAGGTTTTTAAAAATTACCTTAATTGATGTTATATCGCCCTTTAATATCCATTGTCCGTTTTGGTGGATTTCTGCTCTGTCTTTTGTTTCCATAACATACTGTTTAGCCTTTCGTACCCATAATACTTTCAAATTTGTAAACCACACTATCCTCCTCAATTTTTGGGGTGGACACTTTCGCTGTGGTAAGTATCGGATATTGGTTTGAGTAAAAATTTAATACACTCTCAACACTCCATTGTGGATTAGGGTCTGCCAGTTCAATTTCTTGTCCGTTATCTTTAAGTTTAAATACTCTTTGTAGTTCTGTTGCTAATAACATAATATTGATTTTTAAAGATTAATTATTCAGTTGAGAATAAACTCGGTTGAAAAATTGCAGAAAGTTCGGTTCTACGCTTTCTAATCTTGTCGGCGTGTTCGGGGTATTCTTCTATACTGGGCAACTTTGTCCACGCTTCTCTCGGTTTATCTTGCTTAGCAAGTTCTTCCACCTTTTCCATAAGTTCATCGTATTTTTTTTGTCGCTTTACTTCTGCTTTCTTCTCTTTTTCGGCTTTCTCCTTTTCCATTGCCGATTGCCTTTGAGCTTCTTCTTGTGCCTTTAAGTAACTCTCCATATTTACCATAAGTTTTGAGGTGCTTTCAATTGGCGGTGTAATGGTTGCAAAAAACTGCTCGTCCAATTCTTCGGCTGTACCTTTGATTGTTAGCGGTGGGATAAGGTGCTTCGCCTTATCGCCACACGCATCATTGTTCAATAATATGGATATTACTATGTTTTCAGTATCTTTTTTAATCGTTAGATTGATTATTCCCTCTGTATTTAACTCTGCTATTTGTTTAAAAAAATTTGTATTCATTATTTCTAAATTTTAAATTACTTTGTACTCTTCAATCATATATTCTACTTCTTCGTCAAACCCTTGTGTTTGCTTCTTATTTTTAAGCATATACAAATCGGATTTTGATAGTTCTTTGCGGTATCTCTCCCTGCTAATTTCAGCAATTAATTCAATGGCTTTTTGAAAGTTGTCCGTAACATATTCTATTGTCTTACTTTCATTGCTGTGCCATTTGTCGGTTGTGAAAATGATATATGCGTTTTTCATATTATTGAGGTTTCTAAGTGGGTTATTTTATCTATTGAATACCCTTTGTCTGTGAATTGGTAATTTTCTTCCGCAAACATTTGTATAATGTATTCATCAGCGGTTAATCTTTCGTATTCTTTTTGTAGTTCTTTGTGTAAATGTTGGTTCAAATCATTTAAAACACTTTCCACCCATTTCAATAGTTTTTCAACTTGATACTCAATGTGTGGGTATTCCTTACTATCATCGTTAAAAGTGTACTCCCAATCAAAGTGCAGATAATAGTATCGGTGTCTGTTATAGGTCTTAAAAGATAGGTCTATATATCCGTTTTGGATAAGATTAAGCACTCTTTTATCCATATCCAAAACATCAAAATTAAACTCTTGATTGGGGGCATAATCTTTCCATTTTTCAGCTTTAACGGCTTGTATAAACTTTCTTATATCAAGTATATTACACGCAAAACTACTTCCGTCGCCTTGTGAATAGAAACCACTGAAAAAGATTTCAGACGGATTTATATCAATCTCCAATTTTGAGCATATCTCCACAAAATCAAAGTAAGTGTTTTGCCACCACCAGTGGCTATCGACCTCTTTGTATCGGTACTTGTCTAATACTTTTTCTTGTACCTCTGTTTCTAATTCTTCATATTTATAGATTGATATCGTAATTTTTTCCATTGCTACTCTATTTTGTGTTGTTTATTCTGTCTTCTAAAAGAAGGTCTAAGATTTCCCATTCGCTTTGATATATTTCATCTGCAAAAGTGTAAGTATCATCATCTTCATTCCATTGATACTGCTCAAAATCTTCATCCTCTAAATTATACTCTATGAGAGTACCCTCTTTATAAATTGCTTTTCCGTATATTAAGTTCCCTAACTCTTCATACTCGTGTACATAATCTGTTATACCTAACTTTTCGGCTATCTGACAAACTTCATCAATGTTGGGTCTCCACTTGGTTTCGTATCTATATACGCCCTCGCTTTGTTGGTCTATACTAAAAAAGTAAGTATTTCCGTCTTTGATAAAGTTGGGTAGCTGTCCGCAATTCTCCTGCTCTCCCTTGTCTATCATCTGTTGAAAGAGGGTATCTATCTCTCGGATTTGCTTTTCTGTTCCCTCAAAAACTAAATTATTGTTGCACCAATTTGCCATTGTCTTGTGGTTTTACAAAGGCGATTATAGATATAACCGCCTTTGGGTTTGTATTAATTTTCTGTCTGTCTGCTGTTAGTTATAGCAAAACATATCTTCTCCGTGTTCTGCGAAAACATTACAAAGGTCAAAGGCTTTTTGTCCTCTGCTTTGTGCAGTTCCGCCCATAACTAAGGATTTCAATTTGCTTTCATCGTCCTTGTAATTACATACATTTTGATAGTACCCAGTAACGGCGTTGTATGCTCCAAACAAAGTTCCTTTCGTGGTTTCCATTTGTTGGCTATCACTAACCATTGCGTACATAAAAGCATCATCAACGGTATTTTTAAAGACGGTCGATAGTTCATCGGTGTTACCTTTTTTCAAGTGTTCTAATGTTTCTTTATTAGGACACAAAGCCAATTCTATTAACTTTCGTACTTCTCGGTCGTTTACTCGGATTTTTGCCCACTCGTTAAATGTTCCCTCTAATCGGTCGCTTAACTTATTGGCTAATCCCATAACCTTGTGAGCGTTGGCTAATCGCTGTTTTGCCCCTGATGTATGACGGATACGAACCACATTATTCATATTTTTAAATGCAGCGTTCAGCGTATTTTGACACACTATTCGGATAGGCGTGAAGGCGGCTGTAATACTTCCACTTCCATCGTGGCTTGTGGTTAAAAAAATGTACTTTTCAGTTACATCATCACCATTGCCCACTCGGATATAACTTGGTAATTTGGCGGTTATAAAAATCTTCTCGCCTTTGCCTAAAGCCCCTGCGGTTTCGTACAATATTCTATTGCCACCTCCAACAATCTCATCGAAAAAGGCAAATGCCTCGTGGTTTTGTACGACTTGGTAGTCTTTACCCACTACGCCTAAAATCTCATTGTTATCATCTCGCATCGTGGCAAATGCGTTCGGCACTTCGATTTCGCTGTCGTAAAACTCTATTCCCTGCTGGGTGGTTTTCAATCCTTTACCCTTAGTATATAAAGGCTCTTTGCTGACTTCAAAATTCAATCCTGCGTATTGTATGGCTTCTTTACTCGTTGGGTGTTCGCTTACGATTTGTCCCAATCCGTGCCAAGCCTTTTCCTTTACGCTGAAAAAACTATACTTTCCCGTTCTGCTGTTGTAATTAATGTTATGTGCCATTGTTCTAAAATTTTAAATGTTCCTAAATTATTTTTTGTTACTCTGTTAATTAAAATGGTAAATCATCTTCGGTCTCCTCAATCGGTTGTGGCGTTATTACTCCCTTTCCGTTGGTTGTTTCCGTGTTCTGTCTTTGTCCACTTGCGTGTAACTTAATTTTTGAAGTATGAAAATTAAGTCCTGCTTTGGGTTCTCCGTCTTTGCTAAGCCACGCCCTTGCACTTACTCGCCCAGTAAGTTCCACTAAAGCCCCTTTGGTTAAAATCTTGGCTACATTAGTACCCTGCCAGTATGCACAATCGAAAAAAGCAGTTTGCTGTATGTCTTCGCCCTGCTTGTTACGATAATGGTCGTTTACGGCAATTGAAAAGTTTACTACCTTTCTGTCGTTAGGAAGTGCTTTCACCTCCGCATCTCTTGTTAGTCGTCCTGTAATGTTCATCTTGTCTAATTTTTAAAATTGATAATTCTTGTTAAATACTCATTCTGTTATGGTCTGCCCACGCTTTGCTCTCTTACGAGGTTGTTTTGAAAATTTTCATTATTCGGTAATGAGAGGAAGAGCGGTTTCGTTTAAAATCCATTACTAATACATTATGTTTTGTATGTTTCATATTGACCTTTTTTTTTATTCGTATAAAGAGCCGGAATATGCTGGTTTCGTTTCGAGGGCCTATAAAAAGTAGTGTTTAGACCCTACAAGGTTTTTCAGAAAAATACGCTCCTTGGAGGAAGATTTTTTTGAAAACCCGTAGGGCTTGACCTTGTGGGGGCGTTAAGAACACGGAAATACTTTTGCCCTTCGAATACGAAAACCGTATTACGGCCATTTAACACTCCCGAAAAAAAGGTGGAAATAGGAAGAGGGATACGAAACAACTATTCGGTAATGGTTACAATCGAAACATTAAGCTCTGTATCGATTACCGAATATTTTTACCATTATCTAAGATTTATTTCTAAATAAAATTACCGCTACAAAACAGGAAGAAAAGGAATGTTTTGTAACGGTAGTTTGGGTAAGTATAAAATTCTTAGTAGCTCTTTGGATAGGGTTTTTCACAGAAAAATCATAGCCAATGTGCTACAAGAATAAAAAAGCAATTTTTAAGCATAACTTAAAGACAAATTCTGCAATTTTTGTGAGGCTAACTCCATATCTTTACTAATCTTTGTATTTGTAATTTTTGCATAAATTTCTGTGGTATGAATATGTTTATGTCCAAGCATTTTACTGATACTTTCTATTGGAATATCTTCAGTCAGCATCAAGGTGGCAAAGCTATGTCTTGCCCAATGGAAGGTAATGGGTTTATCTCGAAAAATTCCACATTCATTCATAATTATTTTGAGATATTTATTACAGGTACTATTACTCGGTACGGGAAGTAATGCACCATTTTTTCCTAAACCTTCATACTTCTTTAAAATCATTTCTGGAATTTCCAATACTCGAACATTACAAGGTATTTTTGATTTTTGTCGTCGTTTGATGAGCCACTTATGACCATCAAAGAACTCTTGCAAATGGACAGAACTAAGTTGGTATATATCAATGTATGAAAAACCTGTGAAACAACTAAAAAGAGCTAAATCTCGAACTAATTCTATGGTTTTTCTCACTTTTTTAGAAAAATCATCAGAAGGGGTGTATTCAATGAGCTTTATAATCTCTGATTTTAAGAGATAACCTCTATCTTTTGGTACAAGTGTATTTTTATAGTGCCGAAAAGGATTAACAATAATGATGTTGTCATTTAATGCTCTTTTTATGGTTCGTAAAAGCGGTCCCATATTACCATAAATACTATTGTGGTCTAACCCTCTCTCTATTCTAAGATAATAGTCATAATCATCAATAAAGGTTTTATCAAGCTCTATCAATTCTATATCGTCTCTGTGAAGTTTTTCTTTAAGAAATCGTTCTAAATTTCCATAGGCATTTTTATGAGTATTATAACTTCCTGGGGCTCTCAATTTCTTCTCAACTTTGAGTTCAAAATCTTTGAGTAAACCCTGAAAGCATTTTAATAAGGTGTGTCCCGAATGTTCTCTGCCTAAATATCTATCTTTTACTTTTTTTGCAGTTACATACCCCTCGTATTTTAGCATATCGCTATAAATATTCTGGATATTGGTTTCAATGGCTTTTAATTTTTTGTTGATTTGCTTAGCTTCGTCGGTTTTTCCGCACACTTGACTATTCTGCAAGTCCAACGAAGGAGATAAACTCAACTTGGTAGAAAAGGGTTCATTTTTTCCGTTAATGGTAATCCTTGCCATAATGGGAATAGTTCCATCGGCTTTCGGATTTTTTCTTTTTAGGTAAAACAATACTGTGAATGTTGTTCTTTTGGTCTGTTTCATCACTCCATATTTTATAGTTACTAAATTAGTTTCTATTGAGTAACAATGAAAGATGAAATTTTACGCAAAGTACTGAAATATAACCTCTTTAATGAAAAACTTTCTATACAAATCAAGTAACTGATAAGTAACTCAACTTTGTCATTTGAGGTCAAATCTCAGTAAATCACAGTCTGCAAGTTAGAGGTAAATAAATAATTAATCTCTTATTTTACAACTAATTATGATTTTTTTCATAATTTTGCTTTTTGACTAAATGTTTATTTTAAACTTTAGATTTGTGATTGGTTATTTTTTGGAAAGGCACATTCAAAACACAAATGCAACGCTTAAATAACTTAATTATTGGCATACTGGAGAAAGAAAATTAGCTGAAAATTATTACAAAGCTGTAAACCTATCTCTAATCAATCCTGGGTGGAAAAAGTATTACACCATTTTGTATTACCTTGTGGGGTATCACTTTTCTTCCTCTCGCCAAAAGAAGGAGATACTAAAAAAGCTAAAAGAACTTATCAATGAAACACATTTTACCTTTTATTTTAGAATATTAAACAATTTGAAATGAAAAAAACCTCAAAATCAGTTTTTTGAGGTTTTTTATTTATAACAAAAAAATATTTTACTTGGTCTTTGTAGGAGCCATCATCATGATCATGCGCTTGCCTTCTAATTTTGGCATTTGTTCTACTTTACCAAACTCTTCTAAATCTTGCGCAAGTTTTAAAAGCAGAATTTCGCCTTGGTCTTTAAACACAATTGAACGACCTTTGAAGAATACATAAGCCTTCAATTTAGCACCATCTTTCAAGAAGCTTTCTGCATGGCGTTTTTTAAATTCATAATCGTGCTCATCGGTATTTGGACCGAAACGAATCTCTTTAATCACCACTTTGGATTGCTTAGCCTTCATTTCCTTTTTGCGTTTTTTCTCATCATAGAGGAATTTTTTGTAGTCCAAAATCTTGGCCACAGGTGGTTTAGCATTTTCCGTGATGAGCACCAAATCCAGCCCTCTTTCCTCGGCCCAGGCTAAGGCTTGGCTAGTTTTGTAAACACCTTGCTCTATGTCTTCTACATCACCAACGACACGCACTTCTGGCACGTGGATATTCTCATTTATCTTGTGTTGGTCCTCGTTTCTATTGGAGGGGCGAAATCCTCCTAATCTCTTTTTTGCGATAATATTTAAAGTTTTGGTTATACTTAGTTTAAAAAATGCCGTGGCAAATATCGTAATATTTAAAAGAATTTGCAATATTTAAAACACTGATTTTAAACATTTAATTCTTTTTCTAAAAGTGATTTAAAATCTTGAATGCTAAAACTGCCTAAATCCCCCTCGCCGTGTTTGCGCACAGAGACAGTTTGGCTGCTCTCTTCCTGCTCGCCCACAATGAGCATATAAGGGACTTTATTAATCTCCGCATCACGGATTTTTTTACCCGTTTTCTCAGCGCGAGCATCTACACTTCCCGCGATGTTCACATCTTGCAATTCAGCCAAAACCTTGTAGCTATAATCTAGATATTTATCGCTAATTGGCAAGATTTTAAACTGCTCAGGTGCTAGCCATAGTGGCAAGTTTCCGCCTGTGTGCTCGAGCAAAATCGCTACGAAACGCTCCATAGAGCCAAATGGTGCACGATGAATCATCACAGGGCGGTGTTTTTCATTATCGCTACCGATATAGCTTAAATCAAAGCGCTCTGGCAAGTTGTAATCCACTTGAATGGTTCCGAGCTGCCAGCTGCGTCCAAGCGCATCTTTTACCATGAAATCCAATTTTGGACCATAGAAAGCCGCTTCGTTGTATTTGATTTTATAATTTAAGCCCTTTTCTTTGGCTGCGGTGATAATTGCATTTTCTGCCTTTTCCCAATTCTCCTCGCTTCCGATGTATTTGGAGTGGTCTTCTTGGTCTCTTAGCGAAACTTGCGCCGTGAAGTCCTCAAAGCCTAGCGTGTCAAACACATATAGCACCAAATCGATTACTTTTTTAAACTCATCAAGCAATTGGTCTGGTGTGCAGAAGATATGCGCATCATCTTGCGTAAAGCCGCGCACCCGAGTAAGCCCGTGGAGCTCGCCACTTTGCTCATAGCGGTACACGGTGCCAAATTCTGCAAAGCGTTTCGGCAAATCTCTGTAAGACCATTGTGCGGAGTTGTAAATCTCGCAGTGGTGTGGGCAATTCATAGGTTTCAGCAAGAATTCCTCGCCCTCATTGGGGGTTTTTATTGGCTGAAAGCTATCTTCGCCATATTTTTCATAGTGTCCGGAGGTTACATACAAATCCTTATGCCCTATGTGAGGGGTTACCACCATTTCGTAGCCTGCTTTTTGTTGCGCTTTTTGCAGGAAGGCTTCCAATTTGCGTCTTAGGGCAGCTCCTTTTGGCAACCACAATGGCAAGCCTGCACCTACTTTTTCTGAAAAGGTAAAGATGCCTAATTCTTTGCCCAGTTTTCTATGGTCGCGGCGTTTAGCCTCTTCTAAATTGTCTAAATATTCCTTTAAATCCTTCTGTTTAGGGAACGAAATGCCATAAACGCGGGTAAGCTGCGGATTTTTCTCATTGCCACGCCAATAGGCGCCAGCAGCGTTCAAGATTTTCACGGCCTTCACCAGCCCAGTGTGCGGAATATGCCCCCCTCTACATAGGTCGGTAAAATTCTCGTGCGTACAGAAAGTGATAGAGCCATCTTCTAAGTTCTCGATTAATTCCGTTTTAAAAGGGTTGTCGGCATACACCTTCAAGGCCTCTGCTTTGCTCACAGGGTAGAGCTTAAATTCACTTTTAAGCTTTGCGTGTTCCAGCATTCTCTGCTCGATTTTCTCAAAATCTTTTTCAGAAATCGGCTGGTCGCCAAAGTCCACATCATAGTAAAAGCCATTCTCTATGGCAGGGCCAATGGTAAGTTTTGCCTCAGGGTAAAAATCCAAAATCGCCTGCGCCAACAAGTGCGCAGAAGAGTGCCAAAACGCCTTTTTCCCTAGCTCATCGTTCCAGGTTAATAGTTGCACTTCGGCATCGTGCGTAATGGGCGTGCTGATTTCCACCTGCTTCCCGTCTACTAACGCGGAGATTACATTCCTTGCCAAGCCCTCGCTGATGCTTTGTGCAATTTCTAATGGAGTGACTTGCTGTTCATACGATCGAACACTTCCGTCCGG
It includes:
- a CDS encoding PRTRC system ThiF family protein gives rise to the protein METKDKIHYTDNSLINATNPISINLIGAGGTGSQVLTALARMNTALIELGHAGFALTLWDDDTISQANLGRQLFAESEVGMYKSIALINRLNRFFGTNWKAKTIKFTKDCQKNNSHELVSNLYISCVDSVQARFEIADIIKDCSQNTNRYQRNKPLYWLDFGNSQHTGQVILSTIGKHEQPKSEKFTTIKKLPFITDEFADLLKQSEETDDSPSCSLADALHKQDLFINSTLAQMGISLLWDMFRNGFIKHRGFFLNLKEYRTQPLPL
- a CDS encoding PRTRC system protein B, yielding MKNIRDLTEQIEPIFYPKNAFVIYQNENKSQTYIEHFDIDQQGRMMNAHPLSVRESENLSKALTTKEERDKTFLKPKGIIPTNVLHINPSKKGSLIWYTKAQKRTLYFVESLEIPSGTAYTPPLLWKATKQSLSIYALKSNRRPTAKTKLYYAPFFNVYQNGNVCMGSVNIDIKKTTSLEDFIQAWETYFFESYFSHLQNFNPINGNCVSLWKELINTDKPFPNEQLRPNNKTLKDIL
- a CDS encoding PRTRC system protein C, which encodes MLLATELQRVFKLKDNGQEIELADPNPQWSVESVLNFYSNQYPILTTAKVSTPKIEEDSVVYKFESIMGTKG
- a CDS encoding PRTRC system protein E; the protein is MNTNFFKQIAELNTEGIINLTIKKDTENIVISILLNNDACGDKAKHLIPPLTIKGTAEELDEQFFATITPPIESTSKLMVNMESYLKAQEEAQRQSAMEKEKAEKEKKAEVKRQKKYDELMEKVEELAKQDKPREAWTKLPSIEEYPEHADKIRKRRTELSAIFQPSLFSTE
- a CDS encoding DUF932 domain-containing protein; translation: MAHNINYNSRTGKYSFFSVKEKAWHGLGQIVSEHPTSKEAIQYAGLNFEVSKEPLYTKGKGLKTTQQGIEFYDSEIEVPNAFATMRDDNNEILGVVGKDYQVVQNHEAFAFFDEIVGGGNRILYETAGALGKGEKIFITAKLPSYIRVGNGDDVTEKYIFLTTSHDGSGSITAAFTPIRIVCQNTLNAAFKNMNNVVRIRHTSGAKQRLANAHKVMGLANKLSDRLEGTFNEWAKIRVNDREVRKLIELALCPNKETLEHLKKGNTDELSTVFKNTVDDAFMYAMVSDSQQMETTKGTLFGAYNAVTGYYQNVCNYKDDESKLKSLVMGGTAQSRGQKAFDLCNVFAEHGEDMFCYN
- a CDS encoding single-stranded DNA-binding protein translates to MNITGRLTRDAEVKALPNDRKVVNFSIAVNDHYRNKQGEDIQQTAFFDCAYWQGTNVAKILTKGALVELTGRVSARAWLSKDGEPKAGLNFHTSKIKLHASGQRQNTETTNGKGVITPQPIEETEDDLPF
- a CDS encoding site-specific integrase, with amino-acid sequence MKQTKRTTFTVLFYLKRKNPKADGTIPIMARITINGKNEPFSTKLSLSPSLDLQNSQVCGKTDEAKQINKKLKAIETNIQNIYSDMLKYEGYVTAKKVKDRYLGREHSGHTLLKCFQGLLKDFELKVEKKLRAPGSYNTHKNAYGNLERFLKEKLHRDDIELIELDKTFIDDYDYYLRIERGLDHNSIYGNMGPLLRTIKRALNDNIIIVNPFRHYKNTLVPKDRGYLLKSEIIKLIEYTPSDDFSKKVRKTIELVRDLALFSCFTGFSYIDIYQLSSVHLQEFFDGHKWLIKRRQKSKIPCNVRVLEIPEMILKKYEGLGKNGALLPVPSNSTCNKYLKIIMNECGIFRDKPITFHWARHSFATLMLTEDIPIESISKMLGHKHIHTTEIYAKITNTKISKDMELASQKLQNLSLSYA
- the infC gene encoding translation initiation factor IF-3, whose product is MAKKRLGGFRPSNRNEDQHKINENIHVPEVRVVGDVEDIEQGVYKTSQALAWAEERGLDLVLITENAKPPVAKILDYKKFLYDEKKRKKEMKAKQSKVVIKEIRFGPNTDEHDYEFKKRHAESFLKDGAKLKAYVFFKGRSIVFKDQGEILLLKLAQDLEEFGKVEQMPKLEGKRMIMMMAPTKTK
- the thrS gene encoding threonine--tRNA ligase is translated as MVNIKLPDGSVRSYEQQVTPLEIAQSISEGLARNVISALVDGKQVEISTPITHDAEVQLLTWNDELGKKAFWHSSAHLLAQAILDFYPEAKLTIGPAIENGFYYDVDFGDQPISEKDFEKIEQRMLEHAKLKSEFKLYPVSKAEALKVYADNPFKTELIENLEDGSITFCTHENFTDLCRGGHIPHTGLVKAVKILNAAGAYWRGNEKNPQLTRVYGISFPKQKDLKEYLDNLEEAKRRDHRKLGKELGIFTFSEKVGAGLPLWLPKGAALRRKLEAFLQKAQQKAGYEMVVTPHIGHKDLYVTSGHYEKYGEDSFQPIKTPNEGEEFLLKPMNCPHHCEIYNSAQWSYRDLPKRFAEFGTVYRYEQSGELHGLTRVRGFTQDDAHIFCTPDQLLDEFKKVIDLVLYVFDTLGFEDFTAQVSLRDQEDHSKYIGSEENWEKAENAIITAAKEKGLNYKIKYNEAAFYGPKLDFMVKDALGRSWQLGTIQVDYNLPERFDLSYIGSDNEKHRPVMIHRAPFGSMERFVAILLEHTGGNLPLWLAPEQFKILPISDKYLDYSYKVLAELQDVNIAGSVDARAEKTGKKIRDAEINKVPYMLIVGEQEESSQTVSVRKHGEGDLGSFSIQDFKSLLEKELNV